The Candidatus Cloacimonadota bacterium region TGCATATGATATTGAAAGATTCGGTATCAAACTTGTTGGCTCTGTTCGCCATGCTGATGTTTTGCTCTGTACCGGTGTAGTAAACCATAAAGTAGCTCCCCGTCTTAGGCAACTGTATGAACAAGCTGCAAAACCGATTTTCGTAGTCGGCATTGGAACTTGTACTGTGGGGGGTGCTACTTTCAAAAAAAGTTATAATCGTGCTGGAGCTCCATTAGATAAAATTATTCCGGTTGACGCATTTATTCCCGGATGTCCGCCAAAACCAGAAGCTATGATTGATGGTTTGGTTAAATTGATTGGAACACTAACATAAAATTTGTAATTGCTTAAACTATTAGGAAATAAATATGAATCAAGAATTTTTCAAAAAGTTTGAAGGAAAATTTACAAAGATCATTGAAAATAAACCGCGAAAGCGATATTATTTTAATGTGAAGAATGAAGATATTCGGGAAGTAGCCGATTATCTATTCAATAATATGGGATGTAGATTATCCATTTGTACTGCCACAGAAGTTTACGATGGTCTTGAAGTATTATATCACTTTTCCGATGATAAAACAGGAACTTTTTATAATCCCAGAGTGAAAACAGGATTAAAGAATCCGGAAATAAATTCAATCGTTTCCATCACTGAAGGTGCAAACTGGATCGAAAGAGAGATGTACGACCTTTTCGGAATTAAGTTCACAGGTCATCCCGATTTAAAAAAGTTGTTGACTTTCGAAAATCCTCATTTTAAAGAAACAGATCATCCAATGAGATTGAAACGTGATAAAGATAAATAATGGCTATCTGTATAAATTTTAGGAGAAAAACATGAGTAAATGTCGAATTCCCTTAGGTCCTTTTCATCCGCTTTTGGAAGAAGCAGAATTCTTTGATATAAAGGTAGAAGGTGAAAAAGTCGTAGATATTGAAATGGAAACCGGATGGATGCACAGAGGACACGAAAAATTATCGGAGTCAATGAGTTATACTCAATCAATATTTTTAGTGGAAAGAATCTGTGGAATCTGCTCCACTTCTCATCCTTTCGCCTTAGTAAATGCTATTGAGGATATTGATGATATTCAAATTCCGGAAAGAGCAAAATATATACGCGTTTTGATTGGGGAAATTGAACGAATTCACAGTCATCTGTTATGGCTTGGACTTGCCGGTCATTTCATCGGCTACGACACACTCTGGATGTGGTGTTGGAAATACCGAGAACCCATTCTTCAACTTTCAGAACTCGTTTCCGGCAACAGAAACCACTACGCAATGATGAGAGTAGGTGGAGTTGGTAGAGATTTTGATAATGCTACTATTCCAAAATATCACAAAGTTCTTGATGATCTCGAAAAACAAATGATCATGCTCGCTGGTGCGGCAAAGGATGACCCTGTTTTAAGATCAAGACTAAAAGGCGTCGGAATTCTCACAAAAGAAGATGCAATAAACTATTGTGCAAATGGGCCCACGGCAAGAGCATCGGGTGTGGATATAGATGTAAGACGTGATGACCCAACTGCTTATGAAGTAGTGGATGTAAATGTTATTACTCTTCCGCACGGTGATGTATATGATAAACTTGTAGTTCGGGTGTTAGAAGTTATTGATTCTGTAAAAATAATGCGTCAGTGTTTGAAAGCATTTCCAAAAGTCGGTGGACCTGTTTTGAATCCGGTAAAAGAAATTTCACCCGGAGAAGGTTGCGGAAGATATGAAGCTCCTCGCGGAGAAGTTTTCCATTACATTAGAAGCGATGGGACAAATAGACCTCTCAGACACAAAGTTCGTGCTCCCAGTTTTTCAAACATTCCCACTTACAAAGCATCCTGTGTAGGTATCCCTCTCGCAGATGCTCTCATTACCCTCGCTGCTGTAGATCCATGTTATTGTTGTACAGAACGAACCATTCGAACAACCGATGTAAATAATAAAAAAGTGGATGCTGAACTTTTATCTCTTTCTCGTGCAAAAACCGAGAAAATTCGTAAAAGTATCATGAAAAATGACAAATCACCTATTGATAGAATTTTTGATAAAGCATAAAAACACAAACCATTGCGTAGGTTTTCAAACATTCGCAAGGTTTTGAAAGGTAAAGATAAATGTGGAATAATTATTTGTTTTTAGTTGTCATAATTCCTCTCATTGTTGCTCTCGTTAACCTTGTAGTTCCGAAATTGATCAAAAAAGTTTTGACATTTGCTGGCGTTTTATTAACCCTGATTTTCAGCATAAAGGCTTTTGTTGCCGGCAGCTTGAGTTTTTCGATTCTAAACACTCAGGTTTTACATACCGATTCTCTTTCCAATTTTATCCTCTTATTTGTAAATATCTTGAGCTTGATCATCCTGATCTACTCTTTGAAAAATGTGGATAAAAAGTTTGAAAGCAAATATTTCCTTCTTTTTCCTTTGGTTGTAAGTTTTGCCAACGGAGCTGTAATTAGTGCAAACATTATCGCTTTCATCTGCTTTTGGGGACTGTCCGGTTTGATGCTGTATTTATTTGGGCTACTCAAAGGCGAAGTATCAACGGAATCTTCTAACAAATCGTTCATCATTATTGGTGGTTCGGACGTTTTGCTTATTATCGGTATTGCTATCATTGCGATAAAACAGTTAATGCTCAACGGTTCCGGGATAATGGGTATTTCTTTTGCGAACATATTTAGTTTGAATTTGTTTGATATTCATCTTACCCTTTCCAGCGGATTATCTTATGTAGCATTTTTCTGTATTCTTCTCGCAGCCTTTGCCAAAGCCGGAGCATTTCCAATGCATACATGGGTTCCGGATTACGCAAAAGATGCCCCAATTGAAAGCGTTGCCCTTATTCCCGCAGCCATGGATAAACTTCTCGGCATCTATCTCCTTGCCAGAATAATGATGGGTTTATTCACAATCCCGTTCTTTATTCGTGGTATTGTTATGATACTTGGAGCATTCACCTTGATTACTGCGGTTATGATGGCTCTCGTTCAGCATAATGGGAGAAAATTATTGGGTTACCATGCTGTAAGTCAGGTTGGGTACATGGTGCTTGGTATTAGCACCGGAAATCCAATCGGTATTATTGGCGGATTATTTCATATGGTAAATAACGCTATTTACAAATCAAGCTTATTCCTCTCTTTTGGTTCCGTGGAAAAGCAAACGGGTACAGCTGATCTTGATGATATGGGTGGATTAGCAAGAAAGATGCCGTGGACTTTTTTGGCAGCGCTAATTGGAGCTTTATCCATTTCAGGGATTCCACCTCTAAACGGTTTTTTCTCAAAGTGGATGGTTTACCAAGGGATTTTGGAAACTGCTTCAAGGCATGGAACTATTTGGCAAATTATCATTAATACTTGTCTTGTTCTCGCTGTCTTTGGTAGCGCCCTTACCCTTGCCAGTTTTATCAAATTTATTCATGCAATCTTTTTAAGCAAATTACCAAAAAAATATGATGATGTTAAAGAAGTTCCTTTTGTAAATTGGTTTGCAAACAATCTTCTCACTTTACTTTGTGTGATTTTTGGTGTGCTTGCTTTTGCTGTTCCCGTAAAAATATTTATCCTGCCGATTTTACCGGCAGGCACGTTGTTAGAGGATATTCTGCTGGGCTTCTATAGCACAAAAGTTATTATGTTTCTTTTCGCTATCTCGATAATTCTCGGAGCGGTTATTTATCTTATTTTCAAAAAAGTAAGATTCGATGAAGTATATGTAGGCACAAAACCGACTACCGAAGCAAATAGAGTTACCGGTGTAGATTTCTATAATGAAATAAAAGAAATGAGTCCATTTAGACAAATTTACAAAATGGCAGAAAAAAAATATTTCGATATATATAAATGGTTTGAAGATTTTTCGTTCGGATTTGGTGAAATTTTTCATAAGCTACATACCGGTTTACTTCATACTTATGCAATGTGGATGTTAGCCGGTTTGGTAATTGTAACACTGATCCTTGTTAATGCATTATAAACATAAATGGTTTAATAAAATGTATAATAATTTTATTATCTCAATCAATTCCATTGGATCTTTATCCCTTGGAATAAATAATAGGAGGAAATAGTGCCTGTTGAATTGTGGCTTTATTTTATCTTGGCAGTGATGATAATCGGCTCAATAGCTTGCTTGGAGATTAAAAATATTCTCTCTTCGATCATCACGATTGGCATCGTCGGCTTGTTTTTGTCTTTGGCATTTCTGTTCTTAGGCGCCCCTGATCTTGCTCTTGTCCAATTTGTATTCGAAATTCTATGTATGATAATTTTGATAAGAGCATTTGCTAAACGCTCAATCACATTGACTGCTCTAAAAAGAGATGTTCCCGAAACGATCATTGCTATAGTAATTCTCGTTAGCATATTTGTCCTTAGTATTTTTGCCCTGAAAGATTTACCGTCTTTTGGCAAACCAATCGTTCGCGTCGCAGAACATTATTTAGTTAATGCCGGCGATGAAACCGGTTCTCAAAATATTATAACTTCAATTATTCTAAATTATCGTGTATATGATACACTTGGAGAGATAACAATTCTATTTACAGCAATATTAGGTTCTTTAACCGTTTTGCGAAAAATCGGAAGGAAGAAGAGAAATGCATAATAAATATCCCAATGAGGGCATGTCCTTAATTGTTAAAACAATAACTCGTTTTACCGTTTGGTTGATATTCTTGTTCGGGCTGTATATATTTATACACGGTCATCTTTCACCCGGTGGAGGATTTGCCGGTGGTGTGATTATGGCACTCTCATATGTTCATCTAACCCTTGCATTTGGGAAAAATTATGTGAATGAGCGAATGAAGATTGCCACAATGCATAATTTGGAGGCTTTGGGTGGAATTTTGTTCATAGTCATAGGTCTTATCGGTTTATATTCACTTGGACATTTCTTACAAAATTTTATGGGTAAAGGTACTTTGTACCATATTATCAGTGCCGGTTATATTCCGGTTTTTAATCTAATAATTTGTGTAAAAGTTGGAATGGGATTATACTTGGTTTTCTATTACTTAGCTTCATATCAAAGGAAAGAAGGATAGGACTATGATACTGTATATAATGTGCTTTTTTCTATTTCTCGTTGGCGTTTATGGTGCGATTACAAAGCGGGATTTGATAAAAATAATACTGGCAATTGGCATAATGGGCTATTCGGTAAATCTATTTCTTATTTTAATAGCTTACAGAACCGGTGCACTTGTCCCGATTCTTAAAGAAGGTTTGCATATTTTACCATCGGATATGGTTGACCCGCTTCCTCAGGCACTTGTTTTAACTTCGATTGTTATTGAACTTGGTATTACAGCTTTGATGTCTGCCCTTGCAATTAGAATTTATGAAAAATACAAAACCTTAGATATTACAAAAATCAGGAGATTAAAAGGATGATTTTATCACAGTTTATTTTTATTCCGCTTGTTGCGGCATTTCTCATTGCCCTGATTGCTCGTAAGAAAGAAAATATTGCGGCTGCAATCGCTTTGGCTGCTACCGGTTGGATTTTCATCGTCTCAATAATTGCATTTTTTAAACTTCCCGCACATGGTGGTATGATATTAACAAACACGAGCGGTTGGGATATTCCTTTTACTATCGGTCTTGTTTTGGATAATTTTTCTGCTTTTATGTTGATAGTGGTTAGTTTGGTCGCTTTTTTATCTGCCCTTTATTCTATTCAATATATTGAACATTTTACAGGGAAATGGAATTTTTTCGCTCTCTTTATGTTAATGTGCGTTGGCATGAATGGTGTAATTCTTACCGGAGATTTCTTTAACCTTTATGTCTTTATGGAGATTTCTTTGATTTCCGCTTATGCACTTGTTGCTTTCGGAACAGAAGCAGAAGAACTCGAAGCATCATTTAAATATGCCACAATGGGTGCAATAACTTCTACCATAATCTTATTCGGTATCGGAATTCTTTATAGTGTTACTTCCACCTTAAATATGGCACAGGTTGGCCATATATTGCAAAACACCGAAAATTCAAAAATATTATTCCTTGTGTTTGGATTATTCATTACCGGCTTTGGATTGAAAGCCGCTTTAGTTCCCTTCCATGCATGGCTTCCTGATGCCCATCCATCTGCACCCGCCCCCATTTCCGCAATGCTTTCCGGTGTTTTAATAAAGACACTCGGTGTGTATGCTCTCGTAAGAATATTTTATAATGTTTTTAACGCTCCTCCTGTCGTTTTAACAATTCTATTACTTCTCGGCACTTTGTCCATTGTCATTGGTG contains the following coding sequences:
- the nuoB gene encoding NADH-quinone oxidoreductase subunit NuoB produces the protein MSLYTKILTKSLWVFHVSVSPCNNCDIEILDLITPAYDIERFGIKLVGSVRHADVLLCTGVVNHKVAPRLRQLYEQAAKPIFVVGIGTCTVGGATFKKSYNRAGAPLDKIIPVDAFIPGCPPKPEAMIDGLVKLIGTLT
- a CDS encoding NADH-quinone oxidoreductase subunit C, which codes for MNQEFFKKFEGKFTKIIENKPRKRYYFNVKNEDIREVADYLFNNMGCRLSICTATEVYDGLEVLYHFSDDKTGTFYNPRVKTGLKNPEINSIVSITEGANWIEREMYDLFGIKFTGHPDLKKLLTFENPHFKETDHPMRLKRDKDK
- a CDS encoding nickel-dependent hydrogenase large subunit — encoded protein: MSKCRIPLGPFHPLLEEAEFFDIKVEGEKVVDIEMETGWMHRGHEKLSESMSYTQSIFLVERICGICSTSHPFALVNAIEDIDDIQIPERAKYIRVLIGEIERIHSHLLWLGLAGHFIGYDTLWMWCWKYREPILQLSELVSGNRNHYAMMRVGGVGRDFDNATIPKYHKVLDDLEKQMIMLAGAAKDDPVLRSRLKGVGILTKEDAINYCANGPTARASGVDIDVRRDDPTAYEVVDVNVITLPHGDVYDKLVVRVLEVIDSVKIMRQCLKAFPKVGGPVLNPVKEISPGEGCGRYEAPRGEVFHYIRSDGTNRPLRHKVRAPSFSNIPTYKASCVGIPLADALITLAAVDPCYCCTERTIRTTDVNNKKVDAELLSLSRAKTEKIRKSIMKNDKSPIDRIFDKA
- a CDS encoding proton-conducting transporter membrane subunit: MWNNYLFLVVIIPLIVALVNLVVPKLIKKVLTFAGVLLTLIFSIKAFVAGSLSFSILNTQVLHTDSLSNFILLFVNILSLIILIYSLKNVDKKFESKYFLLFPLVVSFANGAVISANIIAFICFWGLSGLMLYLFGLLKGEVSTESSNKSFIIIGGSDVLLIIGIAIIAIKQLMLNGSGIMGISFANIFSLNLFDIHLTLSSGLSYVAFFCILLAAFAKAGAFPMHTWVPDYAKDAPIESVALIPAAMDKLLGIYLLARIMMGLFTIPFFIRGIVMILGAFTLITAVMMALVQHNGRKLLGYHAVSQVGYMVLGISTGNPIGIIGGLFHMVNNAIYKSSLFLSFGSVEKQTGTADLDDMGGLARKMPWTFLAALIGALSISGIPPLNGFFSKWMVYQGILETASRHGTIWQIIINTCLVLAVFGSALTLASFIKFIHAIFLSKLPKKYDDVKEVPFVNWFANNLLTLLCVIFGVLAFAVPVKIFILPILPAGTLLEDILLGFYSTKVIMFLFAISIILGAVIYLIFKKVRFDEVYVGTKPTTEANRVTGVDFYNEIKEMSPFRQIYKMAEKKYFDIYKWFEDFSFGFGEIFHKLHTGLLHTYAMWMLAGLVIVTLILVNAL
- the mbhE gene encoding hydrogen gas-evolving membrane-bound hydrogenase subunit E; this encodes MPVELWLYFILAVMIIGSIACLEIKNILSSIITIGIVGLFLSLAFLFLGAPDLALVQFVFEILCMIILIRAFAKRSITLTALKRDVPETIIAIVILVSIFVLSIFALKDLPSFGKPIVRVAEHYLVNAGDETGSQNIITSIILNYRVYDTLGEITILFTAILGSLTVLRKIGRKKRNA
- a CDS encoding MnhB domain-containing protein; the protein is MHNKYPNEGMSLIVKTITRFTVWLIFLFGLYIFIHGHLSPGGGFAGGVIMALSYVHLTLAFGKNYVNERMKIATMHNLEALGGILFIVIGLIGLYSLGHFLQNFMGKGTLYHIISAGYIPVFNLIICVKVGMGLYLVFYYLASYQRKEG
- a CDS encoding sodium:proton antiporter, yielding MILYIMCFFLFLVGVYGAITKRDLIKIILAIGIMGYSVNLFLILIAYRTGALVPILKEGLHILPSDMVDPLPQALVLTSIVIELGITALMSALAIRIYEKYKTLDITKIRRLKG
- a CDS encoding proton-conducting transporter membrane subunit, producing MILSQFIFIPLVAAFLIALIARKKENIAAAIALAATGWIFIVSIIAFFKLPAHGGMILTNTSGWDIPFTIGLVLDNFSAFMLIVVSLVAFLSALYSIQYIEHFTGKWNFFALFMLMCVGMNGVILTGDFFNLYVFMEISLISAYALVAFGTEAEELEASFKYATMGAITSTIILFGIGILYSVTSTLNMAQVGHILQNTENSKILFLVFGLFITGFGLKAALVPFHAWLPDAHPSAPAPISAMLSGVLIKTLGVYALVRIFYNVFNAPPVVLTILLLLGTLSIVIGGFLSLVQWDFKRLLGFSSISQIGYVILGFALGTPLGILGGILHLLYHSIFKSLLFLDSGAMEYATGTRDIRELGGMSKKFPVTSATTMVGTLSISGIPPFNGFFSKLIIIIACFQAGQSFVGVIAALLSIITLAYFLKVQKYVFYGKCNFKGILEKVPATMKFVLIVLAFLCLVSSILLIPSIKTVTLDPVVNNVINKTQYIDKILPFLGSL